The Desulfurellaceae bacterium genomic sequence TACAGGCCGCCGAGCAGGCCGCGGGTTTTGATCGAGGCGATCGTGTCTTCCTGGAGGGCGATATCCCGGCGGACCAGGAGGCTGACCCGGGCGCGGTTGCCAACGCGCCAGACGGCGTTGACCCGGCCGACGGCAATACCGGCCACCTCAACCACCGCGCCGGGTTCCAGACCGCTGGCGTTGGTGAAATCGGCGTGCAGCTGGTAGCGCCGGCCCAGGTCGAGATTAGCCTCGCCCAACACGGTGAACAGGTAGACCAGAGCGGTCGCGCCGATAAGCAGGAAGCCGACGACGCTGGCCGTCAGTCCAAAGGTTCGCATAGCTGCGGAGTCTAGCAGGCCAAGGGCTCTTGCCCAAGTCCGCACCGGCGTGGACCCGGCTTGCACCCGTGCGGCTTTCTCCGTACAAGCACGGACATGTGCAAGACAGGNNNNNNNNNNNNNNNNNNNNNNNNNNNNNNNNNNNNNNNNNNNNNNNNNNNNNNNNNNNNNNNNNNNNNNNNNNNNNNNNNNNNNNNNNNNNNNNNNNNNNNNNNNNGTCTTTGCCCTGGCCGGCGGGTGTGGCTGTCACACGGCCGAGGGCGGGCCGGTCAACGCCGGCGGCCGCCCGCTCAGCACGCCCTACGGAACCTTTTACGGAACGAATATCACGCCCGATCCCGACCACGGCATCGGTGCCTGGACCGATCAACAGATCATCGACTCCATTCGACTCGGCGTCCGTCCCGACGGCTCAGTCATGAGTCCGGTCATGCCGTATCCGGCCCTGAGCGGCATGAGTGACGCCGATGTCGGCGCCCTGGTCGCCTATCTGCGCAGCCTGACGCCGGTCGCCCAGGCCAATACGCCCCACCGGCTGTCGATCCCGTTTGCCAGCCTGGCCATGCGGGTGTGGCGCTGGCTCTTTTTTGAGCCGGTCCAGGCTGCGGCTCAGGCACCCCAGAGCGGAATCGAGCGCGGGGCGTATATCAGCCAGCATTTGGCCCACTGTCAGGAGTGCCACACCCCGCGGCGCTGGACCGGCACGCTTGACCACTCCCGCCACATGGCCGGTAATCCGGACGGGATTGACGGCGAGCTGGCGCCCAACATCACCCCGGATGTCAAGACCGGAATTGGGGAGTGGAGCGAGGACGACATGGTGACCCTGCTGCGGAGCGGATTTCTGCCCGACTTCGACAATGTCCAGGGCTTGATGGCGCTGGTGATTGAAGGCGTGCCCGAAGGCGGCTACAAAGACCTGACCGATGCGGATGCCCGGGCCGTGGCCCGCTATTTCCAAAGCATTCCGGCCATCGAACAGGCCGTCGAACCTTAGCCGAACGGCCGCGCCTGGGTGAAGAAACGCTGGAGCGCCCGAGAGGCCGGCGATCCTCTATCCCATCTCAGGAGAAACCAATGCGCAGCGGGGAGAACAAACACATCATCCAGGACGCCTTTACGGCCTGGGCCAAGGGCGACGGCATGGCGTTCTTCAATCTCTTAGCCGACACTGCCACCTGGACGGTGATGGGCAGCTGTCCCATTTCGGGGACCTACATCGGCCGCCAACGCTTAGTCGAGGATGCGCTCACACCCCAACGCGAGAAACTTGCCGGCCCTCCTATACCAACCGTGACAAACCTCATCGCCGAGGGGGATACGGTCGTGATTCAGTGGGTCGGCAAAGGAACCACCAAAACCGGTCAGGCGTATAACAACAGCTACTGCTATGTCGTCCAGATGGACAAGGGGAAAATTATCCGAGGGACAGCCTACCTCGATACCGANNNNNNNNNNNNNNNNNNNNNNNNNNNNNNNNNNNNNNNNNNNNNNNNNNNNNNNNNNNNNNNNNNNNNNNNNNNNNNNNNNNNNNNNNNNNNNNNNNNNNNNNNNNNNNNNNNNNNNNNNNNNNNNNNNNNNNNNNCCGTCCCGGCCACGGGGAGCTGGGTGTCAATCCGCAGGGCCACGTGGCCGCGAAACCGCAGGCCGGTATAGAGTGTGAGCGTGCCATCGTCGAGCCCCCGGTCGCACTCGCCTAAAGGTACGACGACTTCGAGGGCGGCCGCCGTGAGCGCTAGGGCTGCCGTGTGGGTGGACAGGACGTGTTTGTAGGTCAAAGCGAGGTCGCCTGGACCGGCGGTCGTCCTGTCCCGGGTTTCTTTCACGGTATACGGCAGGCTGAGTTCCCACTGCCCGCGCGTCCCGAGCCTTTGTTCATACACGAGCGTAGTGGTCCACGTTTGTGTCCCGTGCGTGCCGTCGATGAATTCCTGTTTGAGTGAGGTCCCCTTTACGGATGGCCATCGCTCCCACGAGGCAAACGGCTCCTCAAAGGGCAGGTGCAGGGTCTCCGGGTGGAGGAGATGGGTCAAGTGAACCATCTCAGGCCTGTAATGGCACGGCGAAATGTGCGTAGTGCACGCGACTGGGGAACCTCAAGCCGGGGGAGGTTTGTCCTTGCTGCGGTGGAAGTACGATAGGTGCTGTATGTGGGGGAATCGGCGAATCCCAGATCGATGATCCGGCTTCCGCTGTCCGAGCGCAGATATTCACCTTTGAAATCCCTTCCATCTTAACGGGAGACCGTGCTCGTCCTCAGATGTAATTGACTGAACGTTCGTTCAGTGGTAGAGAAAAAAAGGAGCGACGGACCGTGGTCGGCGCGCCTGACTACAGCGTGGGTGAACGGGCAGCTTGACCGAGGATTGTTCAGAGTGGGGCGCGAGCACAGCGTGAGCCGCACCCCTCCAGTTTGGAGGTGAAGCAAGTGTTTGTTGGTGTGCCTGCTGGCGACATGGGAGAGTTCGGAAGGCGACGGGAGGACAGCAACCGAGCCGCTCGGCGATGTCTGGCCAAAATCCGGCCCACACAGACCGCCCCGGCCCTCCCCCCTGCAGAAGTGGTCCAGGCTTCGATGATCGAGTTTCTCCTCGCGCAGAAAGCGACCGCCTCCGCCACAGCGTATGTAGCCCGGCATGGCCAGTGTGCGCTCTGTCGCGTACAGGTCGGGCTCGTGTCCATGAAGTTTGTCGAGGTTGTGCCCTGGTAGAAGAGGGCCCCTCGATTGGTGCAGGCATGCCCGTTGAGGACACCACGCGAAGCTTCCTGAGACCATTTTCTGGCGGCNNNNNNNNNNNNNNNNNNNNNNNNNNNNNNNNNNNNNNNNNNNNNNNNNNNNNNNNNNNNNNNNNNNNNNNNNNNNNNNNNNNNNNNNNNNNNNNNNNNNNNNNNNNNNNNNNNNNNNNNNNNNNNNNNNNNNNNNNNNNNNNNNNNNNNNNNNNNNNNNNNNNNNNNNNNNNNNNNNNNNNNNNNNNNNNNNNNNNNNNNNNNNNNNNNNNNNNNNNNNNNNNNNNNNNNNNNNNNNNNNNNNNNNNNNNNNNNNNNNNNNNNNNNNNNNNNNNNNNNNNNNNNNNNNNAGCGCGCTGGCCGTGGCGCTTGTCGCCCAACACATTGGCGCCCACGGCGAACATGTCCACAGTCTCAAAAACCCGGACGATCCCATCGGGGCGCGCATGTACCTGATGGAAAACGTAGGGGCCAACGCCAAACAGCTCAAGGCCAAGCTGGATGCCGGACAGGTCGCTGACGCAGCGCTCTACGCCGGGGCGATCGCCCTGCACGCCAGCCAGATGTCCAGCCTGTTTCCACCCGACAGTATCTCGGACGCCTCGCGGGCCAAGCCCGAGATCTGGCAGCAGTGGGACGGTTTTGTGCAGGCCGCGCATGGCTTGCGCGATGCCGCCGAAGATCTGGGCTACGCCGCCAGTCAGGACAGAGGCGACGAGGCCAAAGCCAAGCTCAAGGCGGTCTTTGGCAGCTGCAAGAGCTGTCACGACACGTTTCGCAAGCCCAAGGAGTCCTGAGCCGCGCCGCTTACTGATACAGCTCTTCGTTGCTCAGCCCGCTGTCCGGCATCCGAATCTTGGGATACAGCGACGGCATGCCGCTGCGGCCGAGCAGCAGGAAGTCAACCGGCACAAACGGCAGCGGGACCTCCACCCCGACAAAGGCGCTGCGCTGGTCTTTGCCAAAGGCCAGGTTGGTGCCGATGACTTCTTTGGGCAAAATACCGCGAATATCGAGATCCGTGCCCGAGGTACTGCCGGTCAGCTGGGGCAGGGCGCGCCAGCCCCGGTCGGCGTGCTTTTCCTGACTGCTCTTGAGCATGATATCGGCCTCTTCCGCGCCCAGGGCCAGACGGGCCAGCTGACGGTCGCCATGCCGTGCGGCCTGATCAAAGCCTTTGGCCCGAAAACGCTGCCAAAACCGCTCCCAGGCCAGGCGCGGCACGCCGTAGACCTTGGTCTGAGAACCCGCATCGGTGGCAAAGTGCAGGGAAATCTCCTGGTCGGTCAGGACGGTGATGCCCTCGTCGCTGAGTTCGATATTCTCCCGGTTGCCGTCCACCAGTTGGGGTCTGAGCCCCAGGCCGTGGGGACCGATGAGGTCGGTGTGTTCCTGCAGAAAGGCTTTGCTGAGCTGGAGGCCCTGATGCTCCCAGCGGCTCAACTCGCGCAGCTTGGGCGCCGCTTCTTTGGCCGCCTCGGTGTCGGCATAGCGCTCGGCCAGGGTCCGCAGAGCGGCCAGTTTGTCGGCCCGGTGGGGCGTCTCGTCGGCCTGGTGCAGGAGCGCCTCGGCGGCCTGCTCTTTGAGGTCCGGGATTTTGTCTTCCTGGCCGGCGAGCTGATAGTAGTGCATGGCCCGGTCCAGTTTGCCCTCGCGCTGATACGAGTTGGCCAGCAGGTCATACACCTCGGGCGTCCGCCGTTCGGGCGGTGTCTGGTGCACATAGGTCTGGGCTTCCCGAATGACGTCCTGGCGCGAGACCGGGTTGCCGGTCATCACCCGCCACAGCTTGCTGCCGACCTGCACCATTGACAGCGCCCCAAAGGTCGCCGCCCCAACCAGCCCCTCGGTCGCTACCTGGATGCCGGCCACGGCAAAATTGTCTTTGACGAAACCACTGCCCGGCATAACGTATTTGAAGGTCTCGACCCGATGGTCCCAGGTGGCGTCTCGAACCCGTTGGTAGGGGTCCTCGGGCCGCCGGTCGGCCAGGGGTTCGAGCACCTGGAGCCGGGCTTCGACCTGACGCAAGCCGGTGTGGGCCTGGGCCGATTCGTCGTCGACCATCAGGGCCAGCTGGTAGTGGAAGTTCGCGCCCCAGTAGTCGCGCTGCTCAAAGGCGGCTTTGGCCTTGTCGAGTTCCTCGTCCAGCAGGGCTTTTTGGCGGCGCGCCTCCAGGGCCTGGACCTTTTCCCGGACCTCGGTCGCACGCGGGTCGTCGGGGGCGCGGTGCAAAAACTGCTGATACAGCACCAGGGCTTTGCGTTCGCGCGGACTCGGCCCGTCCCCTCGTCTCCTGAGGGACGAAATCACGCCCTGGGCCGAGTAGGGGCTGGGACTGCGCGGCGCTCCGAGGAAGAGACTGCCGACGTCAAAGGTTGACAGCAGCCAGTTGAATATCCGTCCCAGGCGTCCACGTTTTTCGTCCGCAATCAGCCGGTTGGCCTGGGCCAGCAGCGCATCGGCAGGCGCATCAAGTTCAGCGGCGGCGACATCCGGGACGATGTGGTGCGGGGAGGCGGGATCCCCGGCTGCGGCCAGCGTCCTGACATAGGTGGTCAGGCCGGTTGGGCGCTGGCCGTTGCGCACCAGTTCGGTATCCCGCTCGGACAGGGCGCGGACGTGGGCATCGAGCGACTGCGGACCGGTGACATAGGCATCCGCAATAGCGCTGGCGATCTGCTTGCCGACCGCGTCCGGAAAATAGCGGTCGGGCGGCAGGGGCGGCACGAACGGGTCGTAGCCGGGGTGGACCTCGGTCAGCCGATTCAGCAGGGGATCGGCAAATTCCTGGGCCTGGACCGAGCCCAGCAGCACGAGTCCGATGAGACACGCGCTCAGGTAGGTGTAGGATCGCATACCGCCTTACCTCCCGAGCCGTCCGATTTTGGCCATATACGCCTCCAGGGCCTGGAGTTTACCCCTGGCTTGCAGCTTTTCGATCACCCCGTCCTGCTGGGCGACCTGGGCGTACTGATTCAGCGCCGCCTGGCCCAGTTCTTCGAACGTTGCGACTGAAAAAGACAGGCCCTCGGGATCGTTTTGGGACACATATTCTTCGGCCAGAGCGTGAAAGAAGTCGCCCAGTTCGATCAGATAGCGGTAGCGATTCTTGCTCTCGGGGTGTTTGTCGAGCAGCTGGCGGTAGGCGACAATGACGCTCTCGGGACCGTCCTGGAGCTGGTAGCGGTTCAGCTTCAAAAAGGTCACCTTGGCCGCGTCGATCCGTTCGGCCTCTTCCAGGGCCAGGCTTTCATACCGTGTGCCGGTCAACTCCTGGCTGAGGCCGGTCCAGGCGGCGGCCTGCTCGTCCAGCACCTGCAAGTATTCGGCCGGGGTGGTGGCCGAGATCGGCCGCTCGGCCAACTCCTGGAATCTGTCCAGGGCGACGGCGGATTTGGCGGCCTCGTCTTTGAGCCGGTGTCGGGTTTGGCTGACGCGTTGATACGCTTCGAGTGCCTGCGGGTAGGCGTGCAAGCCCTCATAGGCGCGTCCCCGGGTGAAGGCGACCAGGACCGGATAGGCACCCGGGTGCTTGGCCTGATAGTCGTCCAGACGTTTCAGGGTGGCCTTATAGGCGTTGGCGCCGGTGACGTCCTGGGGCAGTGGAAACCGGTAGGTGTCGTGGGCTTCGACCCGTTGAAACTCGGTCGTGATCTTGAGCAGGTCTTCCTCGGTTTCGTACTGCGGGTTGCGGTTCGCGTCAGTGTTTTTTGACAGGCCGGGGATGGCCTCACGAATGGCCGCGGCCGGGGAGGCCGCGGCCGGGCTGGGGGGGACGGACCGCGGGCGAAAAAACGAACAGCTCGAGACCAGCGGTAGGCAGCACATCACAACAAGAGCGGGCAGCAACGGGTATTGCATAGCGCATCGGACTCGGCCTGACGGCGACAACACGGTCAAGCTTACTGCCCCGACCCGGAGGTGTCAAACGCGCTCGGACTTGTCAGCCGGCGACGCTTCCGGCTAAGATTCCGGGCGTGCCGGAGTGGTGGAACTGGCAGACACACAGGACTTAAAATCCTGAGCGGGTCTCCCGCGTGCGGGTTCAAGTCCCGCCTCCGGCATCCCGCCAGTCTGACGTGAGCCTAGTAGCTGTCCCGTTGATGGCCGAGCGCCTCGTCAATCATGTGTGGCGGCATGGGGTCGTAGTGATCGAACTCCATGCTGTGGGCGGCGCGACCCTGGCTGATCGAACGCACATTGGTGGCATAGCCAAACATGGTGGCCAGCGGCACGTGGGCCGTAATCGTGCGCTGGCTGCCGCGCTCGCCAAGTTCGGTGACCTTGCCCCGCCGCGCCTGGAGGTCGCCCATGACCGCTCCCAGGTATTCTTCGGGCATGACCACCTCAACCTTCATGATCGGTTCGAGCAGGACCGGTTTGGCCCGTTTGACCGCTTCTTTCAGCCCCAGCGAGCCGGCCAGGTGAAAGGACATCTCCGAGGAGTCCACCTCGTGATAGCTGCCGTCGTACAAGCTCACCGTGGTATTGAGCAGCTGGCAGCCGTAGCTGATCCCATTCTCGGCAGCCTCCCGCACGCCTTTTTCCACCGCCGAAATGTACTCTCTGGGAATGGCGCCGCCCTTGATGGCGTTGACAAAGACGAGCCCCTGGCCGTCGTTCGGTTCGATTTTGAAACACACATGCCCGAACTGGCCCCGGCCGCCCGACTGGCGTATATATTTGCCCTCGGCCTGGGCCGGGCGGGTGATGGTCTCCCGGTAGGCGACCTGGGGCGCGCCGGTGTTGACGGCCACCTGAAACTCGCGGACCAGCCGGTCGAGGATGATTTCGAGGTGCAACTCCCCCATGCCGGACAGCAGGGTTTGGCCGGTTTCGGCGTTGGTCTGGATAACCAGGGTCGGATCCTCGGACGACAGGCGATCCAGGGCCAGGCCGAGCTTTTCCGAGTCGGCCCTGGTCTTTGGCTCGACCGCCAGCGAGATGACCGGGTCGTGGAAAGTGATTGACTCCAACAGGACGGGGCGGTTGCGGTCGGCAATCGTATCGCCGGTGGTGAAGTGCTTGAGGCCGACGGCGGCCACAATACTACCGGCTTCCGCGTGTTCGATATCTTCCTTTTTGTTGGCGTGCATGCGCACCAGACGACCGAGCCGCTCGGTCTGGCTGGTCCGGGGGTTGAAGATCTGGGCGCCGGTTTTCAGCCCGCCGCTGTACAGCCGGATGAACGTCAGCTGACCCGAGTAGGCATCGTGCATGGTCTTGAAGGCCAGGCCGGCCCGGACGGCATCGCTGACCTGCCACTCGCGCGGCTCGCCCTTGGGCGTGTGACCCTGGACCGGCTTGGTCGGCGGCGGCAGGTAGGACACGATGGCGTCGAGCAGCGGCTGCACGCCCTTGTTGCGCAGGGCCGAGCCGCACAGAACCGGAAAGAGTCCCATGGCCCGGGTTTTGAGCGCAATGGCCCGCACCAGCCGCTCCTCGCTCACGGTTTCGCCGGCCAGGTATTGTTCGAGCAGTTCGTCGTCCGCGTCGGCAACCGTCTCGATCAGCTGATCGCGGTAGCGGGCGACCTCGTCGTCCAGTCCGGCCGGAATGTCTTCCTCGTGAAAACGCGCCCCGAGTGTGTCTTCTTCCCACACGATGGCCTTCTGGCGCACGAGATCGATCACCCCGCGAAACGTATCCTCGGTGCCGAGCGGTAGCTGCACCACGAGCGGCTTGCCGCCCAGACGGTATGTGATCTGCTCGAGCACGCCGTGAAAGTCCGCACCCAGGCGGTCGAGCTTGTTGACAAAGACGATACGCGGCA encodes the following:
- a CDS encoding MCE family protein — protein: MRTFGLTASVVGFLLIGATALVYLFTVLGEANLDLGRRYQLHADFTNASGLEPGAVVEVAGIAVGRVNAVWRVGNRARVSLLVRRDIALQEDTIASIKTRGLLGGLYVSLSLGGSDRILGPGDKIRETEAPLDIPGLMSAYVAAQRSAAGSQ
- a CDS encoding c-type cytochrome is translated as VFALAGGCGCHTAEGGPVNAGGRPLSTPYGTFYGTNITPDPDHGIGAWTDQQIIDSIRLGVRPDGSVMSPVMPYPALSGMSDADVGALVAYLRSLTPVAQANTPHRLSIPFASLAMRVWRWLFFEPVQAAAQAPQSGIERGAYISQHLAHCQECHTPRRWTGTLDHSRHMAGNPDGIDGELAPNITPDVKTGIGEWSEDDMVTLLRSGFLPDFDNVQGLMALVIEGVPEGGYKDLTDADARAVARYFQSIPAIEQAVEP
- a CDS encoding cytochrome c; translation: SALAVALVAQHIGAHGEHVHSLKNPDDPIGARMYLMENVGANAKQLKAKLDAGQVADAALYAGAIALHASQMSSLFPPDSISDASRAKPEIWQQWDGFVQAAHGLRDAAEDLGYAASQDRGDEAKAKLKAVFGSCKSCHDTFRKPKES
- a CDS encoding nuclear transport factor 2 family protein; translated protein: MRSGENKHIIQDAFTAWAKGDGMAFFNLLADTATWTVMGSCPISGTYIGRQRLVEDALTPQREKLAGPPIPTVTNLIAEGDTVVIQWVGKGTTKTGQAYNNSYCYVVQMDKGKIIRGTAYLDT
- the fusA gene encoding elongation factor G, with protein sequence MSPALENIRNIGIVAHVDSGKTTVSERVLYYTGLSHKIGEVHDGTAVTDWMPQERERGITITAAAISCEWQQHQINIIDTPGHVDFTTEVERSLRVLDGAVVVFCAVGGVEPQSETVWRQADKYGVPRIVFVNKLDRLGADFHGVLEQITYRLGGKPLVVQLPLGTEDTFRGVIDLVRQKAIVWEEDTLGARFHEEDIPAGLDDEVARYRDQLIETVADADDELLEQYLAGETVSEERLVRAIALKTRAMGLFPVLCGSALRNKGVQPLLDAIVSYLPPPTKPVQGHTPKGEPREWQVSDAVRAGLAFKTMHDAYSGQLTFIRLYSGGLKTGAQIFNPRTSQTERLGRLVRMHANKKEDIEHAEAGSIVAAVGLKHFTTGDTIADRNRPVLLESITFHDPVISLAVEPKTRADSEKLGLALDRLSSEDPTLVIQTNAETGQTLLSGMGELHLEIILDRLVREFQVAVNTGAPQVAYRETITRPAQAEGKYIRQSGGRGQFGHVCFKIEPNDGQGLVFVNAIKGGAIPREYISAVEKGVREAAENGISYGCQLLNTTVSLYDGSYHEVDSSEMSFHLAGSLGLKEAVKRAKPVLLEPIMKVEVVMPEEYLGAVMGDLQARRGKVTELGERGSQRTITAHVPLATMFGYATNVRSISQGRAAHSMEFDHYDPMPPHMIDEALGHQRDSY